The DNA sequence TGATGGTCTGTTACTCCTCTTAGACACAGACATAAAACTGAAAAAAGTGTACACCCTTTCCAAAAAATCTCCTTAAGCGAACCTCAGATATCCCACGCCGGTACATCCTCTGTGTAAAGCACATATGTGTAACTATCTAGGCCAACATTTATCTAGGTTTCAAGTAGACAAAGCTATACATTACAGTATTGGGACCTCGGAGATGCATACAGTGGATATATATTGaagtatctgtatctgtgtgtactgtatgtgtagattTGAATGAAGAGAGTAGCTGCAGAACAGTTCACACCCCCTAGATAGTAGGAATCAGCAGACTGAGCACACAATACATTTGTCACACAATTCTGATCTGgtcttttaaaaaataagcGTTGCAAAAATTAACATCAAGATGCCATTTTTTAAAGGTCTGCAATGAATTTTAGGCATGGTTGGAGTATTGATCATGGTCCTCTACATTAAGATAGCCCTCCACATGGTAAGGGTTTAcagtggtctgtctgtctggcagaCTAGCCTCTTCATGAGAAAACATTACTGCAGATATTGTATACACTTatttggcagcttcactcctaagTCCATGTCAGTCAGAGCACACAGGCTGTATGTGTGACAGGCATCGAGTGGttctttagagagagagagacaaagatacATAAACTCTAGGTAGTttagatagattgattgatagataggTAGATTAGAGACGGATAGGTAGGTAGATGaatagacaggcagacagttcagaaaaaagagaagagacaaaTCGATAGATAAGATGAACCGAGAGACAGGAAAATAGAGAAACAAAGAGTTAAGACAAAGAAATCGGAATCGATGTGAACGTGGAGGATAACATgcgttttgtgtgagtgtactggCGCATGTGTGTTCCTGTGCGTGTGTTATCAGTAGACTTGGGTTGAGTCCTTTTTCATCATTTAATCTCTGTAGTACAGAGGGAATGGCTGATGGCTGTGTAGTTTCTCCAGACTCCACTTTGCGAGTGTTCCCCGTGGAACGCGTGAAACCGCCATGTTATGACAGCTCTCTAGGCGTTGTTTGAAGAGAGCGCGGACAGAGAACAAAATCGTTTGTCCACCATTTATAAAATTGAAGGCAGGATATACAGAAGTTTTATTGCACTTTTTGAAACTGTTTTTCATGAGCTACGTGTCCATGAGGTCTCATTTTCTGGAACCGCAAAAGATTTTAGCTGCTGTGGTACTGCATGtctcaaaaaacaaaaaacaaacaaacaaaacgatAGTCCTGTTTAGAACCAAAATAAAGTGTCTCTGTCTGCacattgtactgtaggtgtgtatgtgtgtgtttaggtttgtgtgtcagtatgagagtgctgtgtgtgtctgtactgtgtatgtgtgagagagagagagtgtgtgtgtgtgtgtgtgtgtgtgtgtgtatgtggtcagAGGCAAATACAAACTCAGTGTCAGAAAGGCAACATGTCCTCCCTCTTATGGCACGTTAAGTGACATGGCAGATCGATGAGTGACCTACTGCACACTCATGATAGGGATTCAGTTTGTACACACAGTGGCATCACATGCCAGTGTTTCTgggctatggtgtgtgtgtgtgtgtgtgtgtgtgtgtgtgtgtgagagagagagagaatgtgtatgtatgttgtgaGTTTAGCTGTTGCTGTATAGAATTGTGTTGGTGTAGGCTATGCTGGGGTTTTTGTCTTCAAATCAGTATTTTGGCAACGTGcaccatttgtttttgttttgcttttgtttcgtttttttctttcctcaaaGATTTACATTTGTACGAAATTAACTTTGGTCAGTTATGCTGCTCGAGCATAAAATAAGATCACTTCATTCATGTCCTTGCTTGTCCTTGAGTCCCTCCTGCTCTGACATTCGATGGGCATTCAGGCCATCTTGGAGCAGGACCCTTCCAGACAGGCAGTTTGGCACTAGACACACGTGACCACaaacgtgtgtgtactgtatgtgtttggaaGGAGACAGGTCTTCCGAACTGCTGCGTCACCCTGTTGCCCGATACACTTTTGCGCAGAGACCATCGGCGGCGTCTGCGCattgagaagagagaaaaagccaATTCATGAACCTGGCTCTTTCGGCTGGCCACGACTGCCTCTTCAGGCTGATTTCGTTCTGGAGTTGAAatatttagtttagttttttttcatcatttgGCCTTCAGGTTGATTCAGCAGGGGAAGAGGTGGGGGTTGTATGTGATATGGGTGGGCTTCGAATTGGtcagtggcaaaaaaaaaaaaaaaaaaaagaacgagcCACTCATGATCTCAAATTGCACCTCGAACAGAGCCGCATGCTAGTCCAGACTCTCCGCGCcggggtggggtagggggtgGTGGCGCTGTGGATTCCTCGTGCTCACCGTCTCGAAAAACACGGCCCAGCTCAGCCGCGGTAGATCTGCTTGAAGTGGTCGCACTCGTTGCAGTAGCCCTGTTTCTCCTGGTTGGCGTAGTGGTCGCAGCCCAGCGTGCGGCAGCGCTGCTTGCTCTTCTCCTTGGGCGCCTGGGCGCGCCGGCCCTCGCGCTGGCCCCGGCCCACGCAGTCCGGGCACAGGTCCGTGCAGCCGGGCGACAGGTTCTTGCAGCCGCTCCGCCGGCACTGGGCCTGGCTGCTGGACGACGTCGTGGTGGGGGGAGGACGGGCCTTGGGCGCCCTCTGGGGGAAGGACAGGAcgaagggaggaagaaagaaagaaagaaaagacggagagaaaaaaagggggagaaaaagaaaggtagGAATAGAagcaagggaaaaaaaggagcaagaaaaaaagggaagttAGATATTAGATATACTTCAGGGTCTCTCACATGGTGATACAGTCTTACGCCCCCAGTCAAACAGTGGAACGGTCTTACGCCCCCAGTCAAACAGTGGAAGTGAAATACAGGTCCCGAATAACCCAAAAAAAGTCCTGCTGTAACCAAGATGACTTTGTGAAATGCTCAACGATGATGTGAGCTCTCACAACCTAATTTTAGATCTTCTGGATATCGATATCTTACTTCATACACCACAAAGTcatacttcttttttttctgctgtctGGCCCTCGAGTAAAACCCCTACTCAAAAATCACCTACAGAGAGTAGTGCTTTCCTACAGCACAAGACTGTGATTTCACCTCTCCCCCCCATGTAGACAACATTTGCCCCACCCCCACTTTACCCATGACACAAACATACCCCACCCCCAAGACACCCCATAGTAACTTCCGCAGAGAAACCTGCACTCTCTACTCACAATGAACCCACAGTGACGACCCCCATGAGCAATTAGACAATTGCGTCATAAGAATAACACATTATTAGACATTCCATATTCAACTTCCAACTTCTTAAAGCCTGATGTATATCTTTGTTATGAAACACAATAAAgtaaaaaaattgaaaaaattGTAAAAATCCATATTCAAGTACTGACATGCTACAGGTAATCTGGCATGTATACGCCAAACAAAGTGCTATAGATTCAGATAAAGCTAAGAAACAGTGAACGCAGACGCAGAGGTTGGCTTACCATGACTAGCGGGGGCGAGTTGGGtcctctggtggtggtggtggcctggTTGAGCCGGGCGCTCTGCTCCTTCACGTAGCACTTGTTGCAGTAGCCCTCCAGCATGGCCTTGCCCACCGCTCCGCAACCGGGCCCACGGCACCGCGGGCAGTTCTGGAAGCCCGCCTCGGACGTGTGGCGCGGCTGGACGGTGGCTGGTGGTGCTTCTGGACATGGGCACAAAGACAACGATAAATGTCGAGACAAAATGCAAATGATCCCTTGAAGTCACACAACCCAGATTGAACCAGTTTTAGAGTTGGGTTCTAAGAAGTCACACGACCCAGATTAAACCAGTTTTAGAGTTGGGTTCTAAGAAGGAACAatagacatgcatacacacatatggacaaatacacagacatacacagacagtttTCGGGGTTGTGTATTAGCAAGAATCTGGCAATACCAATTACAATACAATATATTGGAATATATTGCGAAACTTGCGATACAATGTGTAAATTGTTATACTGTGATTTAAGTCTAATTCTAGAAAAAACTATATAGAAAAAGACACCTTCATGTGCATAAAATGTAAGCAAAAAAAGTTAAAGAGTTTCTGTGAAAGTGAGCTGTCTGTACAGACATTTGGAATATGACAGAGACGAGCCGGTGAATCACCCCCTGTGGGGTCCGAAACTGGGTCAGATGGAACTGAGAGCATCTCACTGACAATGACAAAGCACTTCAAGTGCCGGTCCCACTATGAATATGTAAGGGCATCACAAGCGCCCTGGAGGTCCCCGAGTAGTAGTTACGAAGCGTTCCAAGGTGACTTGAACAGTCCGTCTCACTTTGAGTCAAACTCAACACAAAGGTCAAACTACCCCACTCCCACAAGAGTGAGTGTGGCGAGCAATTCATTGATAGAGACCATTCATTCAATCAAGTGCAAGCCGGATTCACGTACTAATAcatgttacacaaacacacacgcacacgcacacgcaataGGAATAGCGGAATTTCCGTAATGGCATAGCCTAGTATTGCATTATTATTGAGTGAAAGAGACTCACGTCATAATCGGTCTTGTAGGTCTGACAGGGATGAGAGGCTGAGACAAATGAATGGGGGGGGAATGCCCCAAAAGGGGGCGTTGTGTTCAGGGCCTTGCTCTCGGGCCCACCAAGACTTTTGTGTGGCAAGCACCGAATTTTTTTGTCTCGCTGCAAAATCTTTTTTCTCCGTCAACGCCCTCATATAGGGCTCTTATGTGTGCCTTCCTGTTTCAGGTACAACACCACAGCAAccacccaaccaccaccacaacactaCCTATCACCATGgtgactgacacacacgcacacactcacacacacacacacacacacacacacacacagacagagtaagGTGTGTTGGGCCAACAcaccttcctctgtgtgtgtgtgtgttaggagtcCCAGTAAGGAGAGGCAGGTGTGTGTACTTACGGTGGTTGGTCTGATAGTCCACATAGCAGATAGTGCAGAAGCCCAGCTTCTCCTGCGTGCCGAAGAACTGGCAGCCGCTGCGCTTGCAGAGCCGCGCCGCGTTGCCCGGCACGTGCCAGGGCGTGAGTCCCGACGCCGCTGAGCGCTCGGCGTCCCGGAGCTGCGTCCACACCGAGGAGGAcgaggcggtggcggtggcggcggaggGGTCGACGCGGGGCGGCCCGGGCGGCTGGGGCTCGCGCTCGGCCCCCCTCTCCGCCGCCGTCCGGTGCATGCAGGGCGCGCACAGCCCGTTGAACGTCCTGAAGACCTCCTGCCGGCACACGCCACAGCGCTCGGCCTCGCGGTCCCTCTCGCCGCGCtcgcgctcccgctcccgctcccactCGCGCTCTCGGTCCCGGTCGCGCTCACGCTCCCTGCCGCCGGTCCACTGGCTCCagccgtggtggtggtgcgcgGGGCCGTTGAGGGGCGCGGCGTTGGCCgcggacgacgacgacgacggcggcggcagcggcggcggcgggttCTGGCGGGCGGCGAAGCAGCGCTCGCACAGGCCGTCGTGCTCCACGCTGAGCGTGAACAGGCAGCCGGGCGTCTTGCACTTCATGGCGTGCGTCTCGCTGTACAGGCTCAGGCTGGGGGCGGTCGGCGGGGCCGAGCGCGGGCTCGGGATCTGGGCGCGGTCGCCCACGGTCGCCGGCGCCGGCGGGGCCCCCCGGCAGCGCCCGCCCTCGTGCTCGCCCGCCACCACCGGCCCTCCCAGCGTCACCCCCGCCACCGTCgcgcccaccaccaccccggGCCCGGCCGGCGACGTCACGTTGGGCTCCAGCGGTCGGCTGGCCTGCCGCTTCTCGAAGCACTCGTGGCAGTGCGGCTGCGTGTCCACCGACACGTAGAAGGTGCAGCGCGGCGTGGCGCAGCGGATCTCGATGAGCGAGAGCTGCGAGACGGAGAAGGGCGGCGGCCGCTGCTGGGCCTGAGGGGCCCACAGAGCCTCCTTGTCCTCCTGCCAGCGCTTGTATTCGTGGTTGACCAGCTGCAGGTAGTCCTCCATCAGGTCCATATCCTCTGGGAGGTTCCCTTCGTCCAACCTggacatcaaaacacacaaaccacacactcaGGGTCAGCTGCTTAAATGGACTGTAATATCTGCATCCAGATATGTGGtatgtggtacagtatgtggtaaaTATCAGTTGTAACTGTTCAGTATACATATggtagagatttttttttttttattattacctGGCTGCACTGACGATGCGCGTAGTGTCGATGGGGAGGCCGATGATGGGGATCTCGATCAGCATCAGGTACTCCTTCAGCAGCCGCTCCTTCTGCTGGTGCTCCTTCTCCGTCAGGAAGTGCACCCGCAGCTCCTCAAAGCCGCCGCGGCCCGGATTGATCAGCGGCACCCCTCGGATTTCTGTGGACGCAAACggtcgcaaacacacacacatacgtgagTACAATACAATCCAACATGCCTCTAGACAACTACTCAGAATGCTAACACGATAGCACATGTATTTTTTCTATATTGACCCATGTCTCTGTAAACTGGATTTAGTCACATTTGTCCACAAACACAAGCTATTGCCTACACCACACATATCACACCAATAAAATCAGACATTTCTTCAACAGGAATACCTGCCGTCAGAATGACATACACAACACCCCTACTAACCTTTACTTTTGACAGTAAAAAGGAAACATTTCCCCTTTAAGATATTGGTATGAACAACTGATGGATATTGGTTTCAGTTGGAGTCTGTAAAGTGTGAGTGCAACTGGTATATAGCCCTCACAGGGGTCAGCTATGTGTCACACCAGGTGTGCTCATCACCTGGGCCGCTGTCTTTGATGGTGATGAGGGGAGCGAAGTGCTGCGAGTCGTAGCCGAGCACTATGGGATACTTGTAGCACTCGCTGGCCGGCCAGTGCAGGGGCAGGTAGATGCCACCCACGTTGAGTGGCGCGAAAGAGGATCCAGACTTCATACTTCTTACCACACTGTCTGTTAACAGGAAGAGACAAAAGGACAGCGTTCACTGAATTTGCCATAAAATCAGCGCTGTATAACTCAGTAGattacacctacagtataatatGTCACCTGCCATGACAGGTCTAGTAAATCAAATaggtaaagtaaaaaaataatgataataataatagtgacTATTTCAAAGAATTAAACATAAGAATAGCTTTTGCGGTTCAGCAAGTTACCACAGAACTGGACTGCTTCCTTTGAAGAGGCACATGACTACGTTAACACTTCTGCTGAAGGCTTCTGTGGAAGCTGAGCACTGCcctgacaggaagagagagcatcAGCAAgaacaaccaaccaaccaacctgCGATGACCACAATCGGCCTCCGGAGGATGTTGGACAGCACGAAGATGTGAATGTCCTCCAGGGAGTCAAACTGCAGGCCGTTGCTACTGGACACTGGTGAGGCCATGTCCACGATCTTCCTCCACTCCTCATCCCAgttctgcagcacacacacacacacacacacacaaaataggtAAGGGCACCACAAGGAGAATTCAAAATAAGACCAACACTGCAGTCTTGCTGAGGATGGCGGATGTGGGACACcatcaaaaggaaaaaaagatcaCATCTCACTCTGCTATCTGTAAGATAATCTTAATATAGCCACAGAAACCCCCCAATGCTGTagtggaaacaaaaaaaaaacctacaacAACATAGTCAAACTAACCTAAAGTACCTCAGCCTCATATATTTCAGATATATGACCAACAAAACTGAAAATAGCACCGCAGCATAACATCAAAAGTCTACATTGGATATGCTGgtctgcataagtgtgtgtgtgtgtgtgtgtgtgtgtgtaagcaaaaCAACTCTCTAAATACTGTTCAATCTCTTCCATTATTGAAAGTCGGCACATTTggagaaggaggtgttgtgtatcccttaacactgctgtactgagcTTGGTTGCGGTCAGCAGAACCATAACTGAATCTTGTCTGAGCAATTGTTGCACCTGTCAAATTTGTATCCTTATGTGATATTAATTCTTAATTGTGGATACAACTAAagaagtaaactgtgtgtgtgtgtgtgtgtgtgtgtgtgatagtattACCATAGTGCTGTAGCGGAGGCCTGTCTGGGTGAACTCCTGTGAGTGGAGCAGCTCTGTCTGGAAGCGTGCTCGGAAGTCGGCCGTGTCGGTCTCCTTCAGCACGGCGTAGAGGGTCTTCCGCAGGACCAGGTCCGTGTCCTGCACTCCCAGCATGTACTGGGACGCGGCGTGGAGCAGGCAGTTACCGTCCCCTGAAGCACAAACAACATATCAAATCAAtgtgcgcgtacacacacacacacacgactacacacaaaaacatgaaaaGACTCCAAGAtaacatgacaacatgacaaacAGAACAGCTACAGTAGATGTTTATTGTAGCTTTTCATCCAGCAGAGGCTCAAAGCAAGAGAGACTGGGCCTCCAGGTTTTCAGTTAAAGATGTTGCTTTAAGACAGAA is a window from the Sardina pilchardus chromosome 18, fSarPil1.1, whole genome shotgun sequence genome containing:
- the tnfaip3 gene encoding tumor necrosis factor alpha-induced protein 3, translated to MGFVDTDILNSTELVPIIPEYTMSQGQNFLPKFLFVSNLFKAMKIRERVPNDVVKPSSSGGLVHHLRGMHRHTLEMIRMSHFHQTFREVIQSAILDRAMQTSLEQEKRLNWCREVKKLVPLRTNGDGNCLLHAASQYMLGVQDTDLVLRKTLYAVLKETDTADFRARFQTELLHSQEFTQTGLRYSTMNWDEEWRKIVDMASPVSSSNGLQFDSLEDIHIFVLSNILRRPIVVIADSVVRSMKSGSSFAPLNVGGIYLPLHWPASECYKYPIVLGYDSQHFAPLITIKDSGPEIRGVPLINPGRGGFEELRVHFLTEKEHQQKERLLKEYLMLIEIPIIGLPIDTTRIVSAARLDEGNLPEDMDLMEDYLQLVNHEYKRWQEDKEALWAPQAQQRPPPFSVSQLSLIEIRCATPRCTFYVSVDTQPHCHECFEKRQASRPLEPNVTSPAGPGVVVGATVAGVTLGGPVVAGEHEGGRCRGAPPAPATVGDRAQIPSPRSAPPTAPSLSLYSETHAMKCKTPGCLFTLSVEHDGLCERCFAARQNPPPPLPPPSSSSSAANAAPLNGPAHHHHGWSQWTGGRERERDRDREREWERERERERGERDREAERCGVCRQEVFRTFNGLCAPCMHRTAAERGAEREPQPPGPPRVDPSAATATASSSSVWTQLRDAERSAASGLTPWHVPGNAARLCKRSGCQFFGTQEKLGFCTICYVDYQTNHQAPPATVQPRHTSEAGFQNCPRCRGPGCGAVGKAMLEGYCNKCYVKEQSARLNQATTTTRGPNSPPLVMRAPKARPPPTTTSSSSQAQCRRSGCKNLSPGCTDLCPDCVGRGQREGRRAQAPKEKSKQRCRTLGCDHYANQEKQGYCNECDHFKQIYRG